Proteins encoded within one genomic window of Jiangella mangrovi:
- a CDS encoding rhamnulokinase, which translates to MNPVLTAAAVDLGASSGRVMLARVGPDRLDLTEVHRFANVPVRLPDGLHWDVLRLYRDVLDGLGHAVRACADGEVLASVGIDSWAIDYGLLDGDGALLGQPFHYRDTRTSGVAEAVHARVGERELYQVNGLQFLPFTTIYQLATERAGRLDAAAHALLVPDLLTSWLTGVLGTELTNASTTGLLDVRSGDWATTVFARLGLPPALFGPLRRPGDVVGPLLPEVREDTGLAADTVVTAVGSHDTASAVVGVPAADPNFAYVSCGTWSLVGVELDAPVLTEAGRAANFTNEGGVDGTVRYLRNVMGLWLLSESIATWNRTGPPADLPALLNAAADVPAGGPVFDPDDPVFLPPGDMPARIAAVLARAGARAPATRPELVRCILDSLAAAYARTVREASELSGRTVDVVHLVGGGARNELLCRLTADACGLPVLAGPVEATALGNVLVQARAHGALDGDLWTLRALLRSTQVTRRYEPAGL; encoded by the coding sequence ATGAACCCCGTGCTGACGGCGGCCGCCGTCGACCTCGGAGCATCGAGCGGACGGGTCATGCTGGCCCGGGTGGGCCCCGACCGGCTCGACCTCACCGAGGTGCACCGCTTCGCCAACGTCCCGGTGCGGCTGCCGGACGGACTGCACTGGGACGTGCTGCGGCTCTACCGCGACGTCCTCGACGGGCTCGGCCACGCCGTCCGGGCGTGCGCCGACGGCGAGGTGCTGGCCAGCGTCGGTATCGACTCGTGGGCGATCGACTACGGCCTGCTCGACGGCGACGGCGCGCTGCTGGGCCAGCCGTTCCACTACCGCGACACCCGCACGTCCGGCGTGGCGGAGGCGGTGCACGCGCGGGTCGGCGAGCGCGAGCTGTACCAGGTGAACGGCCTGCAGTTCCTGCCGTTCACGACGATCTACCAGCTGGCCACCGAGCGCGCCGGGCGACTCGACGCCGCCGCGCACGCGCTGCTGGTGCCGGACCTGCTGACGTCCTGGCTGACCGGCGTGCTGGGCACCGAGCTCACCAACGCCTCGACCACCGGGCTGCTCGACGTCCGCTCCGGCGACTGGGCGACGACGGTGTTCGCCCGGCTCGGGCTGCCGCCCGCGCTGTTCGGCCCGCTGCGCCGCCCCGGTGACGTCGTCGGCCCGCTGCTCCCCGAGGTGCGCGAGGACACCGGACTGGCCGCTGACACCGTCGTCACCGCCGTCGGGTCCCACGACACCGCGTCCGCGGTCGTGGGAGTGCCGGCTGCCGACCCGAACTTCGCCTACGTCTCCTGCGGCACCTGGTCGCTGGTCGGCGTCGAACTGGACGCACCCGTGCTGACCGAGGCCGGCCGGGCCGCCAACTTCACCAACGAGGGCGGCGTCGACGGCACCGTGCGCTACCTGCGCAACGTCATGGGGCTCTGGCTGCTCAGCGAGTCGATCGCCACCTGGAACCGCACCGGGCCGCCGGCCGACCTGCCGGCCCTGCTGAACGCTGCCGCCGACGTCCCTGCCGGCGGCCCCGTCTTCGACCCCGACGACCCGGTCTTCCTGCCGCCCGGCGACATGCCGGCCCGCATCGCCGCGGTCCTCGCACGGGCGGGCGCGCGGGCACCGGCGACGCGACCCGAACTCGTCCGCTGCATCCTCGACAGCCTCGCCGCGGCCTACGCCCGCACCGTCCGCGAGGCGTCCGAGCTGTCCGGTCGCACCGTCGACGTCGTCCACCTCGTCGGCGGCGGCGCCCGCAACGAGCTGCTGTGCCGGCTGACGGCGGACGCCTGCGGCCTGCCGGTGCTGGCCGGCCCGGTCGAGGCGACCGCGCTGGGCAACGTCCTCGTCCAGGCCCGCGCCCACGGCGCCCTCGACGGCGACCTCTGGACATTGCGCGCATTGCTGCGATCCACGCAGGTCACCAGGCGCTACGAACCCGCTGGCCTGTGA
- a CDS encoding bifunctional aldolase/short-chain dehydrogenase, with protein sequence MTDPTVTELIERSNRLGSDPRNTNYAGGNTSAKGGAVDPVTGGEVELLWVKGSGGDLGTLTEAGLAALRLDRLRALADVYPGVEREDEMVAAFDYCLHGKGGAAPSIDTAMHGLVDAPHVDHLHPDSGIALATAADGEALTKECFGEKVVWVPWRRPGFQLGLDIAAIKAAHPEAVGCVLGGHGITAWGATSQECEANSLWMIRTAESFVAERGKSDPFGAVVDGFGPLPADERRARAAALAPVVRGLASTDKPQVGHFTDSDVVLEFLAREQLARLAALGTSCPDHFLRTKVRPLVLDLPATAPLADAVARLRELHAAYREEYAAYYSRHATADSPAMRGADPAIVLVPGVGMFSFGKDAQTARVAGEFYVNAINVMRGAEAVSTYAPIDEAEKFRIEYWSLEEAKLQRMPKPKPLATRVALVTGAGSGIGKAIAERLAAEGACVVVADLNGENAAAVAAGIGSTDVAVPVTVDVTSEEQIAAAFEQAVLAFGGVDLVVNNAGLSISKPLLETTVQDWDLQHDVMARGSFLVSREAARVMIEQGLGGDIVYIASKNGVFAGPNNVAYGATKADQAHQVRLLAAELGEHGIRVNGINPDGVVRGSGIFAAGWGAQRAAVYGVPESELGTFYAQRTLLKREVLPEHVANAVFALTAGDLSHTTGLHVPVDAGVAAAFLR encoded by the coding sequence ATGACCGACCCCACCGTGACCGAGCTGATCGAGCGGAGCAATCGGCTCGGGTCCGATCCGCGCAACACGAACTACGCCGGCGGCAACACGTCGGCCAAGGGCGGCGCCGTCGATCCCGTCACCGGTGGTGAGGTCGAGCTGCTGTGGGTCAAGGGGTCCGGCGGCGACCTCGGCACACTGACGGAGGCCGGGCTGGCCGCGCTGCGGCTGGACCGGCTGCGCGCACTGGCCGACGTCTACCCGGGGGTCGAGCGCGAGGACGAGATGGTCGCCGCGTTCGACTACTGCCTGCACGGCAAGGGCGGGGCGGCGCCGTCCATCGACACCGCCATGCACGGCCTGGTCGACGCCCCTCACGTCGACCACCTGCATCCGGACTCCGGCATCGCGCTGGCGACGGCGGCCGACGGCGAGGCGCTGACGAAGGAGTGCTTCGGCGAGAAGGTCGTCTGGGTGCCGTGGCGCCGGCCCGGGTTCCAGCTGGGTCTTGATATAGCAGCCATCAAGGCCGCTCATCCCGAGGCCGTCGGCTGCGTGCTCGGCGGGCACGGCATCACCGCCTGGGGCGCCACGTCGCAGGAGTGCGAGGCGAACTCGCTGTGGATGATCCGCACGGCGGAGTCGTTCGTGGCCGAGCGCGGCAAGTCCGACCCGTTCGGCGCGGTGGTCGACGGGTTCGGCCCGCTTCCCGCTGACGAGCGGCGCGCACGTGCGGCCGCCCTCGCCCCCGTCGTCCGTGGCCTGGCGTCGACGGACAAGCCGCAGGTCGGGCACTTCACCGACAGCGACGTCGTGCTCGAGTTCCTGGCGCGCGAGCAGCTGGCCCGGCTGGCGGCGCTGGGCACGTCGTGTCCGGACCACTTCCTGCGCACCAAGGTGCGCCCGCTGGTGCTGGACCTGCCCGCGACGGCGCCGCTGGCTGACGCCGTCGCCCGGCTGCGGGAGCTGCACGCGGCCTACCGCGAGGAGTACGCGGCCTACTACTCCCGCCACGCGACGGCGGACAGCCCGGCCATGCGGGGGGCCGACCCGGCGATCGTGCTGGTCCCGGGTGTGGGGATGTTCTCGTTCGGCAAGGACGCGCAGACCGCGCGGGTGGCCGGCGAGTTCTACGTCAACGCCATCAACGTCATGCGGGGTGCGGAGGCCGTCTCCACGTACGCCCCGATCGACGAGGCCGAGAAGTTCCGCATCGAGTACTGGTCGCTGGAAGAGGCCAAGCTGCAGCGCATGCCGAAGCCGAAGCCGCTGGCCACCCGGGTCGCGCTGGTCACGGGCGCGGGGTCGGGCATCGGGAAGGCGATCGCGGAGCGGCTGGCCGCCGAGGGCGCGTGCGTCGTCGTGGCCGACCTCAACGGCGAGAACGCGGCCGCCGTCGCCGCCGGCATCGGGAGCACCGACGTGGCCGTGCCGGTCACCGTCGACGTCACGTCGGAGGAGCAGATCGCCGCCGCCTTCGAGCAGGCCGTGCTGGCCTTCGGCGGCGTCGACCTGGTGGTCAACAACGCGGGCCTGTCCATCTCGAAGCCGCTGCTCGAGACCACCGTTCAGGACTGGGACCTGCAGCACGACGTCATGGCCCGCGGGTCGTTCCTGGTGTCACGCGAGGCGGCCCGGGTCATGATCGAGCAGGGGCTGGGCGGCGACATCGTCTACATCGCCAGCAAGAACGGCGTGTTCGCCGGCCCGAACAACGTCGCCTACGGCGCCACCAAGGCCGACCAGGCGCACCAGGTCCGGCTGCTGGCCGCGGAACTGGGCGAGCACGGCATCCGGGTCAACGGCATCAACCCCGACGGCGTGGTCCGCGGCTCCGGGATCTTCGCCGCCGGCTGGGGCGCGCAGCGGGCCGCGGTCTACGGGGTGCCGGAGTCCGAGCTCGGCACGTTCTACGCCCAGCGCACCCTGCTCAAGCGCGAGGTGCTGCCCGAACACGTGGCCAACGCCGTCTTCGCGCTGACCGCGGGCGACCTCTCGCACACCACCGGGCTGCACGTCCCCGTCGACGCGGGGGTGGCGGCGGCCTTCCTGCGATGA
- a CDS encoding L-rhamnose mutarotase, with protein MPRYCFVSQVRTDRLDEYRRRHAAVWPEMLRALRDTGWRNYSIFLGDDGLLVGYVESDDLDASQAAMQATDVNRRWQDEMALLFADGGRPDEHWRLVSEVFNLDDQLATVSRDASRDEDR; from the coding sequence GTGCCGCGCTACTGCTTCGTCTCGCAGGTCCGCACCGACCGGCTCGACGAGTACCGTCGCCGGCACGCCGCGGTCTGGCCCGAGATGCTGCGGGCGCTGCGCGACACCGGCTGGCGCAACTACTCCATCTTCCTCGGCGACGACGGCCTGCTGGTCGGGTACGTCGAGTCCGACGACCTCGACGCGTCGCAGGCGGCCATGCAGGCCACCGACGTCAACCGCCGCTGGCAGGACGAGATGGCGCTGCTGTTCGCCGACGGCGGCCGCCCGGACGAGCACTGGCGGCTCGTCAGCGAAGTGTTCAACCTCGACGACCAGCTGGCCACCGTCTCCCGAGACGCCTCCCGAGATGAGGACCGATGA
- the rhaI gene encoding L-rhamnose isomerase yields MRTHDEVKATVRALGVETASWAFANSGTRFKVFGQPGVPRDPFEKIADAAQVHRYTGAAPRVSLHIPWDLVDDFAALARHARDLGVEIGAINSNVFQDDDYKLGSLANPDPAVRAKAVDHHLQCIDVLRATGSTDLKIWLADGLNYPGQDSLRDRQERLAESLATIYAALDDDHRLLLEYKFFEPAFYATDIPDWGTSLTHCLALGDQAQVVLDTGHHAPGTNIEFIVMMLLRAGRLGAFDFNSRFYADDDLMVGAADPFQLFRILHEIVSQDAHQPASRVNFMLDQCHNIEPKIPAVIRSVLNVQEALAKALLVDSGALAKAQADGDVLGANGALMDAYNTDVRPLLASLREEQGLDPDPIAAYQRSGYFETISAERADGAQAGWGA; encoded by the coding sequence ATGAGGACGCACGACGAGGTGAAGGCCACGGTCCGCGCGTTGGGCGTCGAGACCGCCTCCTGGGCGTTCGCCAACTCCGGCACCCGGTTCAAGGTGTTCGGCCAGCCCGGAGTGCCCCGCGACCCGTTCGAGAAGATCGCCGACGCCGCCCAGGTGCACCGCTACACCGGCGCGGCGCCGCGCGTCTCGCTGCACATCCCGTGGGACCTCGTCGACGACTTCGCCGCCCTCGCCCGGCACGCCCGCGACCTCGGGGTCGAGATCGGCGCCATCAACAGCAACGTCTTCCAGGACGACGACTACAAGCTCGGCTCGCTGGCCAACCCCGACCCCGCCGTCCGGGCGAAGGCCGTCGACCACCACCTGCAGTGCATCGACGTCCTGCGCGCCACCGGCTCCACGGACCTCAAGATCTGGCTGGCCGACGGCCTCAACTACCCCGGCCAGGACTCCCTGCGCGACCGGCAGGAACGCCTCGCCGAGTCGCTCGCCACCATCTACGCCGCGCTCGACGACGACCACCGGCTGCTGCTGGAGTACAAGTTCTTCGAGCCGGCGTTCTACGCCACCGACATCCCCGACTGGGGCACGTCGCTGACGCACTGCCTGGCGCTCGGCGACCAGGCGCAGGTCGTCCTCGACACCGGCCACCACGCGCCGGGCACGAACATCGAGTTCATCGTCATGATGCTGCTGCGCGCCGGCCGGCTGGGCGCGTTCGACTTCAACTCCCGGTTCTACGCCGACGACGACCTCATGGTCGGCGCCGCGGACCCGTTCCAGCTCTTCCGCATCCTGCACGAGATCGTCAGCCAGGACGCGCACCAGCCGGCGTCGCGGGTCAACTTCATGCTCGACCAGTGCCACAACATCGAGCCGAAGATCCCGGCGGTCATCCGCTCGGTGCTCAACGTGCAGGAGGCGCTGGCCAAGGCGCTGCTGGTCGACTCCGGCGCGCTGGCGAAGGCGCAGGCCGACGGCGACGTGCTCGGCGCGAACGGCGCCCTGATGGACGCCTACAACACCGACGTCCGCCCGCTGCTCGCGTCGCTGCGCGAGGAGCAGGGCCTCGACCCCGACCCGATCGCCGCCTACCAGCGCTCCGGGTACTTCGAGACCATCAGCGCCGAGCGGGCCGACGGCGCCCAGGCCGGCTGGGGAGCCTGA
- a CDS encoding LacI family DNA-binding transcriptional regulator: protein MAGAPNIREVATRAGVSVGTVSNVLNRPELVAEPTRDRVYAAIEELGFVRNDSARQLRVGRSRTLGLVVLDVANPFFTDVARGVEDTANQHGLAVILCNTDEDPRKEASHLDLLAEMRVQGVLINPIDTDGRIAALRGRGTPVVLFDRLGDPDTECSVAVDDVLGGRLAATHLVETGHRTILFVGGPLTLRQVQERHEGASSVVSATDGAVTMDVLTTTALNVAAGRAAGDRIAATASAGGLPSAIFCANDLLALGVLQALTHAGIRVPADVAIVGYDDIDFAAAAAVPLTSVRQPRQLLGRTAAELLLAETLEEQHVHRQVVFEPELIVRDSSSA, encoded by the coding sequence ATGGCAGGAGCCCCGAACATTCGCGAGGTGGCGACGCGGGCCGGTGTCTCGGTCGGGACGGTGTCCAACGTCCTCAACCGTCCCGAGCTCGTGGCCGAGCCCACCCGCGACCGCGTCTATGCCGCCATCGAGGAACTGGGCTTCGTCCGCAACGACTCCGCCCGGCAACTGCGCGTCGGCCGCAGCCGCACCCTCGGCCTCGTCGTGCTGGACGTCGCCAACCCGTTCTTCACCGACGTCGCCCGCGGCGTCGAGGACACCGCCAACCAGCACGGCCTCGCCGTCATCCTCTGCAACACCGACGAGGACCCGCGCAAGGAGGCCTCGCATCTCGACCTGCTCGCCGAGATGCGCGTGCAGGGCGTGCTGATCAACCCCATCGACACCGACGGTCGCATCGCCGCGCTGCGCGGCCGCGGCACCCCCGTGGTGCTGTTCGACCGGCTCGGCGACCCCGACACCGAGTGCTCGGTCGCCGTCGACGACGTACTGGGCGGGCGACTGGCGGCGACGCACCTCGTCGAGACGGGCCACCGCACCATCCTGTTCGTCGGCGGGCCGCTGACGCTGCGGCAGGTGCAGGAGCGCCACGAGGGCGCGTCGTCGGTCGTGTCGGCGACGGACGGCGCCGTCACCATGGACGTCCTGACGACGACGGCGCTCAACGTGGCGGCCGGGCGGGCGGCCGGTGACCGGATCGCGGCGACGGCGTCGGCGGGCGGCCTGCCGTCGGCGATCTTCTGTGCGAACGACCTGCTGGCACTGGGCGTGCTGCAGGCGCTGACACACGCCGGCATCCGGGTGCCGGCCGACGTCGCGATCGTCGGCTACGACGACATCGACTTCGCGGCGGCCGCGGCGGTGCCGCTGACCTCCGTGCGCCAGCCGCGGCAGCTGCTCGGCCGGACGGCGGCGGAGCTGCTGCTCGCGGAGACACTGGAGGAGCAGCACGTGCACCGCCAGGTCGTGTTCGAGCCCGAGCTGATCGTCCGCGACTCGTCGTCGGCGTAA
- a CDS encoding 5'-nucleotidase C-terminal domain-containing protein, producing MNMRLNRRFHRSLGAAAALGLAGVGLSAVPAQAAEVQIDILATNDFHGRIEQDGQAAGAAVLAGAVESLRAENPNTVFAAAGDLIGASTFTSFIQQDNPTIDALSAAGLDVSAVGNHEFDQGYCDLIDRVIPRADWEYIGANVTVADGADTGCDTDTEIAPTWTEELGGVTVGFVGAVTEHLPELVSPSGIAALEVGDIVEATNESAAQLKADGADIVVLLVHEGAATTAVESATDPDSDFGAIVNGVSADVDAIVSGHTHLAYNHSIEVPEWAGREVTTRPVVSAGQYGFNLNKISFTWDTEANEGAGAVVGVESEILPLTIENDEGDFVPNPIYPVDGPNATEVSGIVAAAVDEAEELGAQKLGDITADFFRASQNATEDNANPENRGGESPLGNFVADVQLAAAQVTDPETQIAFMNPGGLRADLTYASDGENDPDGNVTYQEAALVQPFANTLVTTTLTGEQIDQVLEEQWQPEGAARPELKLGVSAGLTYTFDPAAAAGARVTSVELDGVPLDPAGEYRVVVNSFLASGGDNFATLAQGSNPSDSGQIDLQSMVDYLGANSPASPDYAQRSVGVTWVSDPAAVYTPGDEIAVDLSSLLFSHGEPADATATVTLGGVEVGTVDVDPAIVDTTDLVGRAEVRVTVPETLAAGAKAAEESALVVELAETGTTVTLPITLDLGDDGTDDGGDENGTDDGTENGADNGTDDGADDGGADDGDDNGADNGTDDGGELPDTGSSGVIWWVIGGVAVLAIGGALFAVSRRKGSAPDGGAGGSAA from the coding sequence ATGAATATGCGCCTGAACAGGCGTTTCCATCGTTCCCTGGGCGCTGCGGCCGCCCTGGGTCTCGCGGGAGTCGGCCTCAGCGCCGTACCCGCCCAGGCGGCCGAGGTCCAGATCGACATCCTCGCCACCAATGACTTCCACGGCCGCATCGAGCAGGACGGGCAGGCCGCGGGCGCCGCTGTGCTGGCCGGTGCCGTCGAGTCCCTGCGGGCCGAGAACCCGAACACGGTGTTCGCGGCGGCGGGTGACCTCATCGGGGCGTCCACGTTCACCTCGTTCATCCAGCAGGACAACCCGACCATCGACGCGCTCAGCGCCGCCGGCCTGGATGTCAGCGCGGTCGGCAACCACGAGTTCGACCAGGGCTACTGCGACCTCATCGACCGCGTCATCCCGCGCGCGGACTGGGAGTACATCGGCGCGAACGTCACCGTGGCCGACGGCGCCGACACCGGCTGCGACACCGACACCGAGATCGCGCCCACCTGGACCGAGGAGCTCGGCGGCGTCACCGTCGGCTTCGTCGGAGCCGTCACCGAGCACCTGCCCGAGCTGGTCAGCCCCAGCGGCATCGCGGCGCTCGAGGTCGGTGACATCGTCGAGGCCACCAACGAGTCGGCCGCCCAGCTGAAGGCCGACGGCGCCGACATCGTCGTCCTGCTCGTGCACGAGGGCGCGGCCACCACCGCCGTCGAGTCGGCCACCGACCCCGACAGCGACTTCGGCGCGATCGTCAACGGCGTCAGCGCCGACGTCGACGCCATCGTCTCCGGCCACACGCACCTCGCCTACAACCACAGCATCGAGGTCCCGGAGTGGGCCGGCCGCGAGGTCACCACCCGCCCGGTCGTGAGCGCCGGCCAGTACGGCTTCAACCTCAACAAGATCAGCTTCACCTGGGACACCGAGGCCAACGAGGGCGCCGGCGCCGTGGTCGGGGTCGAGTCCGAGATCCTGCCGCTGACCATCGAGAACGACGAGGGCGACTTCGTCCCGAACCCGATCTACCCGGTCGACGGTCCGAATGCCACGGAGGTGTCGGGCATCGTCGCGGCGGCGGTGGACGAGGCCGAGGAGCTGGGTGCGCAGAAGCTCGGCGACATCACCGCCGACTTCTTCCGCGCGAGCCAGAACGCGACCGAGGACAACGCGAACCCGGAGAACCGCGGCGGCGAGTCGCCGCTGGGCAACTTCGTCGCGGACGTCCAGCTCGCGGCGGCCCAGGTGACCGATCCGGAGACCCAGATCGCGTTCATGAACCCGGGCGGCCTGCGCGCCGACCTCACCTACGCCAGCGACGGCGAGAACGACCCGGACGGCAACGTCACCTACCAGGAGGCGGCGCTGGTCCAGCCGTTCGCCAACACCCTGGTGACGACGACGCTGACCGGCGAGCAGATCGACCAGGTGCTCGAAGAGCAGTGGCAGCCCGAGGGCGCCGCGCGGCCGGAGCTGAAGCTCGGAGTCTCGGCCGGCCTGACCTACACGTTCGACCCGGCCGCCGCGGCGGGCGCGCGTGTCACCTCCGTCGAGCTCGACGGCGTTCCGCTCGACCCGGCCGGTGAGTACCGCGTCGTGGTGAACTCGTTCCTCGCGTCCGGCGGCGACAACTTCGCCACGCTGGCGCAGGGCTCGAACCCGTCCGACAGCGGCCAGATCGACCTTCAGAGCATGGTCGACTACCTCGGCGCCAACTCGCCGGCATCGCCCGACTACGCGCAGCGCTCGGTGGGCGTCACCTGGGTCTCCGACCCGGCCGCCGTGTACACGCCGGGCGACGAGATCGCCGTCGACCTGTCGTCGCTGCTGTTCAGCCACGGCGAGCCGGCCGACGCCACCGCGACGGTGACGCTCGGCGGCGTCGAGGTCGGCACCGTCGACGTCGACCCGGCCATCGTCGACACCACCGACCTGGTCGGCCGCGCGGAGGTCCGGGTGACGGTTCCCGAGACGCTGGCCGCCGGGGCCAAGGCGGCCGAGGAGTCGGCGCTGGTCGTCGAGCTGGCCGAGACCGGCACCACGGTCACGCTGCCGATCACACTCGACCTGGGCGACGACGGCACCGACGACGGCGGCGACGAGAACGGGACCGACGACGGCACCGAGAACGGTGCGGACAACGGGACCGACGACGGCGCTGACGACGGTGGCGCCGACGACGGTGACGACAACGGCGCCGACAACGGGACCGACGACGGCGGCGAGCTGCCCGACACCGGTTCGTCCGGCGTCATCTGGTGGGTCATCGGCGGCGTCGCGGTGCTCGCCATCGGCGGCGCGCTGTTCGCCGTCTCGCGGCGCAAGGGCAGCGCGCCCGACGGCGGTGCCGGCGGCTCGGCGGCCTGA
- a CDS encoding ExeM/NucH family extracellular endonuclease encodes MHSTRPLRWLAAVAAAGLAGATLAAAPALSAGAAEGDPFVSEIHYDNAGTDTGESIEIQADPGTDLTGWQIVLYNGSNGTTYNTRTLSGTVPAAGVVVATYPTDGIQNGSPDGIALVRPDATVAEFLSYEGPMTATNGPANGMTSVDIGVAQAGSTPIGQSLQKVQGAWTGPLASTFGAVNGGGGDPDPDPEPEPATIDEIQGTGADSPLAGTTVVTSGVVTAAYPTGGFGGYYIQTPGSGGDAARTASDAVFVFSPSTADEVEIGDHVRVTGEVSEYFGLTEVSVDADGLEQLTEPAEAVKPVTFTLPATNAGREVYEGMLVRPVEGFVVSDTFQLGGFGATAFGSIGLGFGGPLVQETEVAAPGSPEYAAAVAANAARAVTLDDGQSNRTATGSLVPYLTNDDPARTGAGVTFQDDMIFDYRFQWNFQPTRPVDGPAPDVVSFGTGNTREANAAPQEVGGDLKISAFNVLNYFTHLGANLPGCEPFTDRDGNPITVAEGCDARGAWNTENFERQEAKIVAAVNGLGADVVSLQEIENSAAFGTDRDEALATLVAALNEDAGAGTWAFVPSPAQLPSEEDVIRSAFIYRTAAVEPVGESVILIDHPAFHNAREPLAQEFRSLATGWEFNAIVNHFKSKGGECGDLPEGCFDGDRTNQANALAEFAEARAAATGTEDAFLLGDFNSYSGENPMQALYDAGYTDLNNEYAGEHTYVFDGKVGSLDHVLASPSIVEQGLVTGVDVWNINSVESVLFEYSRINYFASELFQPGTVYRASDHDPILVGLQAPVTFDGVRSVVEDHAEDGTVNRSQAAQLLAHLSTAERLAERGLTGPAGTSLDRFVAVAERIADEDAREALVNAAEALRAQL; translated from the coding sequence ATGCACTCGACCAGACCCCTTCGATGGCTCGCCGCCGTCGCCGCCGCCGGACTGGCCGGGGCGACCCTGGCCGCCGCGCCCGCGCTGTCCGCCGGAGCGGCCGAAGGCGACCCCTTCGTCAGCGAGATCCACTACGACAACGCCGGCACCGATACCGGCGAGTCGATCGAGATCCAGGCCGACCCGGGCACCGACCTCACCGGCTGGCAGATCGTCCTCTACAACGGCAGCAACGGCACGACGTACAACACGCGCACGCTGTCCGGCACCGTCCCGGCCGCCGGCGTGGTCGTCGCGACCTACCCGACCGACGGCATCCAGAACGGCTCGCCCGACGGCATCGCGCTGGTCCGCCCCGACGCCACCGTCGCGGAGTTCCTCTCCTACGAGGGCCCCATGACGGCGACCAACGGCCCGGCGAACGGCATGACCAGCGTCGACATCGGTGTCGCGCAGGCCGGCTCCACGCCGATCGGCCAGTCGCTGCAGAAGGTCCAGGGTGCCTGGACCGGCCCGCTCGCCAGCACGTTCGGCGCCGTCAACGGCGGTGGCGGCGACCCGGACCCCGACCCGGAGCCGGAGCCGGCCACGATCGACGAGATCCAGGGCACCGGCGCGGACTCCCCGCTCGCCGGCACCACCGTCGTCACCAGCGGTGTCGTCACCGCGGCCTACCCGACCGGCGGCTTCGGCGGCTACTACATCCAGACCCCCGGCAGCGGCGGCGACGCGGCCCGGACGGCGTCGGACGCGGTGTTCGTGTTCTCGCCGTCGACGGCCGACGAGGTCGAGATCGGCGACCACGTCCGCGTCACCGGTGAGGTCAGCGAGTACTTCGGGCTCACCGAGGTCTCGGTCGACGCCGACGGGCTCGAGCAGCTCACCGAGCCGGCCGAGGCCGTCAAGCCGGTGACCTTCACGCTGCCCGCCACCAACGCCGGCCGCGAGGTCTACGAGGGCATGCTGGTCCGCCCGGTCGAGGGCTTCGTCGTCTCCGACACCTTCCAGCTGGGCGGCTTCGGCGCCACCGCGTTCGGCTCCATCGGCCTGGGCTTCGGCGGCCCGCTGGTGCAGGAGACCGAGGTCGCCGCGCCCGGCTCGCCCGAGTACGCCGCCGCCGTCGCCGCGAACGCCGCCCGCGCCGTCACGCTCGACGACGGCCAGTCGAACCGCACGGCGACCGGCAGCCTGGTGCCGTACCTGACGAACGACGACCCGGCCCGCACCGGCGCCGGCGTCACGTTCCAGGACGACATGATCTTCGACTATCGGTTCCAGTGGAACTTCCAGCCGACGCGGCCCGTCGACGGCCCGGCGCCGGACGTGGTGAGCTTCGGCACCGGCAACACCCGCGAGGCCAACGCCGCCCCGCAGGAGGTCGGCGGCGACCTGAAGATCTCCGCGTTCAACGTCCTCAACTACTTCACGCATCTGGGCGCCAACCTGCCCGGCTGCGAGCCGTTCACCGACCGCGACGGCAACCCGATCACCGTCGCCGAGGGCTGCGACGCCCGTGGCGCGTGGAACACCGAGAACTTCGAGCGGCAGGAGGCGAAGATCGTCGCGGCCGTCAACGGCCTCGGCGCCGACGTCGTCTCGCTGCAGGAGATCGAGAACTCGGCGGCGTTCGGCACCGACCGCGACGAGGCCCTGGCCACGCTGGTCGCCGCGCTGAACGAGGACGCCGGGGCGGGCACCTGGGCGTTCGTGCCGTCGCCGGCGCAGCTGCCGTCCGAGGAGGACGTCATCCGCAGCGCGTTCATCTACCGGACGGCGGCCGTCGAGCCGGTGGGCGAGTCGGTCATCCTCATCGACCACCCCGCCTTCCACAACGCCCGCGAGCCGCTGGCGCAGGAGTTCCGCTCGCTGGCCACCGGCTGGGAGTTCAACGCGATCGTCAACCACTTCAAGTCCAAGGGCGGCGAGTGCGGCGACCTGCCGGAGGGCTGCTTTGACGGCGACCGCACCAACCAGGCGAACGCGCTGGCGGAGTTCGCCGAGGCGCGGGCCGCGGCCACCGGCACCGAGGACGCGTTCCTGCTCGGCGACTTCAACTCCTACAGCGGTGAGAATCCGATGCAGGCGCTGTACGACGCCGGCTACACCGACCTGAACAACGAGTACGCCGGCGAGCACACCTACGTGTTCGACGGCAAGGTCGGCTCGCTCGACCACGTTCTCGCCAGCCCGTCGATCGTCGAGCAGGGCCTGGTCACCGGCGTGGACGTCTGGAACATCAACTCGGTGGAATCGGTGCTGTTCGAGTACTCGCGCATCAACTACTTCGCCAGCGAGCTGTTCCAGCCGGGCACCGTCTACCGCGCCAGCGACCACGACCCGATCCTGGTCGGCCTGCAGGCGCCGGTCACGTTCGACGGCGTCCGCTCGGTCGTGGAGGACCACGCCGAGGACGGCACGGTCAACCGGTCGCAGGCGGCCCAGCTGCTCGCGCACCTGTCGACCGCCGAGCGGCTGGCCGAGCGGGGCCTCACCGGCCCGGCCGGCACGTCGCTGGACCGGTTCGTCGCGGTCGCCGAGCGGATCGCGGACGAGGACGCCCGCGAGGCGCTGGTGAACGCCGCGGAGGCGCTGCGCGCGCAGCTCTGA